One region of Marivirga arenosa genomic DNA includes:
- a CDS encoding fibronectin type III domain-containing protein has protein sequence MLKKVYIYLCLQLLLLVTGSLLAQTFPVTVSTNVTPPYSTYLADYVAPGSNRIALNVFLNDINRSELQVRLRLKIEGQGILIETKPEYLPAPLNLQGGVPERLVASDLAPYFQPQNLNFNGLTRLQFERSGQLPEGLYRICFEVLEYNRGAKLSNTGCAMAWLILNDPPLINLPRQNEKIRPQDPQYVTFQWTPRHTGSPNSAFSTEYEFTLVELWPANRNPNDAILTSPPIYQTTTQSTTLIYGPAETPLELGRRYAFQVRAKSVTGAEELDLFKNQGRSQVHTFQYGDECNIPRNIWAQAKNSAGFRVTFDSNPNHSAFSLRYRKANNPNARWIEVDSYFEEIEINGLTAETEYEYQLTGGCGPFTSTYSPVATVTTDPAPEITYVCGLPPDDIDFGNNQPLPALNANDILYAGDFDVKISEATGSAGTFTGKGTVMVPYLDNLPVSVEFTNITVNTDYRMTAGSMEVKSVGLDVLPDSFIDLLDELDESLASVEDVLDEVSDGLDLADEISDEVRDLADDILDNGPFTDDEEEEMEDYTVEDYEDAAEEALKDAAATMANGGATTQNISNAATKVAKATALKNRANKLQNIYNNSDTLDIRAVEFHENLTEFNGDKMGFDAQAHKAHRLHYNIMILADETVAVPWVATKAGEEGSVKAKFLPTEKVEKEKVRFKSGVDGLDLDAQLNGEEWTVTLPAIQKEQPLVVNAIDQNGETIGKLNAIGYEEIKRKVHIVPVGNTTANFSDGQLNTYLNQVYAQAGATWEVEMEDAITADGYNGTLQDDEQQMLSTYSEGMKAIIKAYKNQEGVSIEDNEFYLFLVDKSQTGKSGYMPRKYQYGFIYMGESGDKLRTIAHELGHGAFRLQHPWEEYPTIAQSSTDNLMDYGTGTKLRKYQWDLIHNPPVVLGFVEDINEGSLATAKWFTPDWKVFKVKESKTIYGSTIEQVPQGTIPGFTENGVQYKATFEGEIFKGYFSDNGAEPTSIVYFPDSKPTDEVYLFENWGGCDQNKYYRTTKEYALNNRNKTTFFSDIGEGKIIECKDEIDISELYYSAGIIETNEELTCEDLLAEFQKSELSNSDVLSKAIENDPCILKTLRPVSEGLGYRTEWMNEFDQVIAGFSFTFIGIAGTTVLLPQLVEMSSYILEQETGRKFMEGALFEAFSYRLIHEYFGEGEPIDPLDYSTDVLIAGIRNVVKYEKTPQVVAACIQGMNLNDFYEMIQKDTYPDGELVKLGAECVIPAYLEWQFGSGVSNELATQIQRSGSNKLLRVLRKYNLPKEVEFDVIAFIFDFDGVVAKRGNYWKEKMVELLPTENGSKAYDVLREANFDLGRLSWRNFERLNAIVANNGTAGLKELFEGTKDVNRMLVYLHKTSSNYQQYITAMNKIKTEGLFEGTVTINGKPMNTQDFFENEVAGSTYYYLDGGGTTISILKAFEASDLAIEMIVDKTTNTIISVDQGAFGAMSTGYILEIVTDDEE, from the coding sequence ATGCTTAAGAAAGTTTACATATATCTCTGTCTGCAATTACTGTTATTGGTAACAGGATCCTTATTAGCACAAACCTTCCCAGTTACGGTTTCCACTAATGTAACGCCACCTTATTCGACTTACCTGGCTGATTATGTAGCGCCCGGCTCTAATCGCATAGCGCTAAATGTTTTTTTAAATGATATAAACAGATCGGAATTACAAGTTAGGTTACGATTAAAAATTGAAGGTCAAGGGATATTGATTGAAACCAAACCTGAATATCTGCCTGCTCCATTAAATTTGCAAGGGGGTGTGCCTGAAAGACTAGTCGCAAGTGACTTAGCACCTTATTTTCAACCACAGAACCTTAATTTTAATGGCCTTACCCGTCTTCAATTTGAAAGAAGCGGACAATTACCAGAAGGACTTTACCGAATCTGTTTTGAAGTTTTAGAATACAATAGAGGAGCTAAACTGTCCAATACTGGTTGTGCTATGGCTTGGCTCATTCTTAATGATCCACCATTAATTAACCTACCAAGACAGAATGAGAAAATAAGACCACAAGATCCACAATATGTTACCTTCCAGTGGACTCCACGCCATACAGGATCTCCTAATTCAGCTTTCAGCACTGAGTATGAGTTTACTTTAGTAGAGCTATGGCCTGCAAATAGAAACCCCAATGACGCCATATTGACTTCGCCTCCTATTTACCAAACTACAACCCAGAGCACAACCCTAATCTACGGACCTGCAGAAACTCCACTTGAGCTTGGCAGACGCTATGCGTTTCAGGTAAGAGCCAAAAGTGTTACAGGGGCCGAAGAACTAGATCTATTTAAAAATCAAGGTAGAAGCCAAGTACATACTTTCCAATATGGCGATGAATGCAATATTCCGCGGAATATTTGGGCTCAGGCTAAAAATAGTGCAGGCTTTAGGGTTACCTTCGATTCAAACCCTAACCATTCTGCTTTTAGCTTACGCTATAGAAAGGCTAATAATCCAAATGCGAGATGGATTGAAGTAGACAGCTACTTTGAAGAAATCGAAATTAATGGTTTAACTGCTGAAACAGAATACGAATATCAATTAACAGGTGGTTGTGGTCCTTTTACTTCCACTTATAGTCCTGTAGCCACCGTTACCACTGATCCTGCACCCGAGATAACTTATGTATGCGGCTTGCCTCCTGATGATATCGACTTTGGTAATAATCAGCCTCTTCCAGCGCTAAACGCAAATGATATTTTGTATGCAGGAGATTTTGATGTGAAAATCTCTGAAGCCACGGGTTCAGCCGGTACCTTCACAGGTAAAGGAACTGTTATGGTTCCTTATTTAGATAACCTTCCCGTTTCGGTAGAATTCACCAATATTACAGTTAATACAGACTATAGAATGACGGCTGGTAGTATGGAAGTGAAGAGTGTAGGGCTAGACGTATTGCCGGATAGTTTTATTGATTTACTGGATGAGTTGGATGAATCATTGGCCAGTGTGGAGGATGTATTGGATGAGGTAAGCGATGGTTTAGATTTAGCAGATGAAATTTCTGATGAAGTAAGAGATTTAGCGGATGATATTTTAGATAACGGTCCTTTTACAGATGATGAAGAAGAAGAGATGGAGGATTATACCGTAGAGGACTATGAAGATGCTGCAGAAGAAGCCTTAAAAGATGCTGCGGCCACTATGGCTAATGGAGGGGCAACAACGCAAAATATTAGTAATGCAGCTACCAAAGTGGCAAAAGCTACAGCTCTAAAAAACAGAGCGAATAAATTACAGAACATCTATAACAATTCAGATACTCTTGATATCAGAGCTGTAGAATTTCATGAGAATTTGACTGAATTCAATGGGGATAAAATGGGATTTGATGCGCAAGCTCATAAAGCCCATCGCTTGCATTATAATATCATGATTTTAGCTGATGAAACGGTAGCGGTTCCTTGGGTGGCTACCAAAGCGGGTGAAGAAGGAAGTGTAAAGGCGAAATTTTTACCTACCGAAAAGGTGGAGAAAGAGAAGGTCAGATTTAAATCGGGTGTAGATGGACTGGATTTGGATGCGCAATTAAATGGAGAGGAATGGACGGTGACTCTACCGGCTATTCAAAAGGAACAGCCGCTAGTGGTTAATGCGATTGATCAGAATGGAGAAACCATTGGCAAACTCAACGCCATTGGCTATGAAGAAATAAAGAGAAAAGTGCATATAGTACCGGTAGGGAATACCACCGCTAATTTCTCCGATGGCCAATTAAATACTTACCTTAACCAAGTTTACGCCCAAGCAGGAGCTACTTGGGAGGTTGAAATGGAAGATGCTATTACTGCGGATGGCTATAATGGCACTTTGCAGGATGACGAGCAGCAAATGCTTTCAACCTACAGTGAAGGCATGAAAGCCATTATCAAAGCCTATAAAAATCAAGAAGGCGTAAGCATAGAAGATAATGAATTTTACTTATTCCTAGTAGATAAATCCCAAACCGGCAAAAGTGGCTATATGCCAAGGAAGTACCAATATGGCTTTATCTATATGGGGGAAAGCGGTGATAAGCTGCGCACCATTGCCCACGAATTAGGCCATGGCGCCTTCAGATTGCAGCACCCTTGGGAGGAATACCCAACCATAGCCCAAAGTAGCACGGATAACCTGATGGATTACGGCACGGGTACCAAATTGCGCAAATACCAATGGGATTTAATTCACAACCCGCCAGTTGTGCTTGGCTTTGTCGAGGATATTAATGAGGGTTCATTAGCCACAGCTAAATGGTTCACTCCTGATTGGAAGGTTTTCAAGGTGAAAGAATCTAAAACGATTTATGGTTCTACAATTGAACAGGTACCACAAGGAACCATTCCTGGTTTTACGGAAAATGGAGTACAGTATAAAGCAACTTTTGAAGGAGAAATATTTAAAGGATATTTTTCGGACAATGGTGCTGAACCTACTAGCATCGTTTATTTTCCTGATTCAAAACCAACTGATGAAGTATATTTATTTGAGAACTGGGGAGGTTGCGATCAAAATAAATATTACCGGACAACAAAAGAGTATGCTCTCAATAATAGGAATAAGACTACTTTCTTTTCTGATATAGGTGAAGGTAAGATAATTGAGTGTAAAGATGAGATTGATATTAGTGAATTGTATTACTCTGCTGGAATAATTGAAACAAATGAAGAATTGACCTGTGAAGATTTGCTGGCTGAATTTCAGAAATCAGAGTTAAGCAATAGCGATGTTTTAAGTAAAGCGATTGAGAATGACCCTTGTATATTAAAGACGTTAAGACCGGTAAGTGAAGGTTTAGGTTATCGAACGGAATGGATGAATGAATTCGATCAAGTGATAGCTGGCTTTTCTTTTACATTTATCGGAATTGCAGGTACAACAGTTTTACTGCCTCAGTTGGTGGAGATGTCTTCATACATATTGGAGCAAGAGACTGGAAGAAAATTTATGGAAGGGGCTTTATTCGAAGCTTTTAGTTATCGGTTAATACATGAATATTTTGGAGAAGGTGAACCTATTGACCCTTTGGACTATTCGACAGATGTACTAATCGCTGGAATTAGAAATGTAGTGAAATATGAAAAGACGCCACAGGTAGTAGCAGCATGTATTCAAGGAATGAACTTAAATGACTTCTATGAAATGATTCAAAAAGATACATACCCTGATGGAGAATTAGTTAAATTAGGTGCTGAATGCGTTATTCCTGCGTATTTAGAGTGGCAATTTGGAAGTGGAGTTTCTAATGAACTGGCTACTCAAATTCAAAGAAGCGGTTCCAATAAGTTATTAAGAGTGTTACGAAAATACAATTTACCTAAAGAAGTAGAATTTGATGTTATCGCTTTTATTTTCGACTTTGATGGGGTAGTAGCTAAGAGAGGCAATTACTGGAAAGAAAAAATGGTTGAACTTCTTCCTACGGAAAATGGATCTAAAGCTTATGATGTTTTAAGAGAAGCTAATTTTGATTTAGGTCGATTGTCTTGGCGAAATTTTGAGCGTTTGAACGCTATTGTAGCGAACAACGGTACTGCTGGCTTGAAAGAATTATTTGAAGGGACTAAGGATGTAAATAGAATGTTAGTCTATTTACACAAGACTTCTTCTAATTATCAGCAGTACATTACAGCTATGAATAAGATTAAAACGGAAGGTTTATTTGAGGGCACAGTCACCATCAACGGAAAACCCATGAATACACAGGATTTTTTCGAAAATGAAGTGGCAGGAAGTACTTATTATTATTTAGATGGTGGAGGAACTACGATTAGCATATTGAAAGCTTTCGAGGCAAGTGATTTAGCCATAGAAATGATAGTGGATAAAACAACCAATACAATAATATCGGTTGATCAAGGTGCATTTGGAGCTATGAGTACTGGTTACATTTTAGAGATAGTTACTGATGATGAAGAATAG
- a CDS encoding DinB family protein, whose protein sequence is MHSKIQKHWERYENGKQYYDALLKVFNDEQLNFKPSENAWSMLQVMQHLYTSESLSLKFLQNFDFNRKDEKLGLKAELKTMLLVNRLNSKKKFKAPKVLSDNKSNLDISDDAHEFGHQWQKLDQDLLSFLQDFPTDKINHFCFMHPAVGKQNVIQCLQFFVSHMKHHQHQIEAINHHKNFPK, encoded by the coding sequence ATGCATTCAAAAATTCAAAAACATTGGGAGCGCTACGAGAATGGTAAACAATATTATGATGCTTTATTAAAAGTATTTAATGATGAACAATTGAATTTCAAGCCCAGTGAAAATGCCTGGTCAATGTTACAAGTTATGCAGCATCTTTACACTTCAGAATCCCTAAGTTTAAAATTTCTTCAGAATTTTGATTTCAACCGTAAGGATGAAAAGCTCGGATTAAAGGCAGAACTGAAAACCATGCTGTTAGTAAATCGCTTGAATTCCAAAAAGAAATTTAAAGCACCCAAAGTATTATCTGATAATAAATCTAATCTTGACATCAGTGATGATGCTCATGAATTTGGGCACCAATGGCAAAAGTTAGATCAAGACTTGTTAAGCTTTTTGCAGGATTTCCCAACAGATAAAATTAATCACTTCTGCTTTATGCATCCTGCGGTAGGTAAACAAAATGTAATTCAATGCCTACAATTTTTTGTTTCTCATATGAAACATCATCAGCACCAGATTGAGGCGATTAATCATCATAAGAATTTTCCAAAGTAA